The following are encoded in a window of Mumia flava genomic DNA:
- the prcA gene encoding proteasome subunit alpha, with the protein MSAGFYVSPEQLMKDRADFARKGIARGRSVVVVQYADGILFVAENQSQALHKISEIYDRIAFAAVGRYNEFENLRIAGVRLADLRGYSYDRSDVTGRGLANAYAQTLGTIFSSGAEKPYEVEIFVAEVGATADADQIYRLTYDGSVADIQGHAVMGGQAEATEAYLSEHFETGLGLDAAIALAAKALGHDETTPRTIDADALEVAVLDRTRALPRKFKRLTSGRVRDALAA; encoded by the coding sequence TTGAGCGCAGGGTTCTACGTCTCGCCCGAGCAGCTGATGAAGGACCGCGCGGACTTCGCGCGGAAGGGGATCGCCCGCGGCCGCAGCGTCGTGGTCGTCCAGTACGCCGACGGGATCCTGTTCGTCGCCGAGAACCAGTCGCAGGCACTGCACAAGATCAGCGAGATCTACGACCGGATCGCCTTCGCCGCCGTCGGCCGGTACAACGAGTTCGAGAACCTGCGGATCGCCGGTGTGCGGCTCGCGGACCTGCGTGGCTACTCCTACGACCGCAGCGACGTCACCGGCCGCGGCCTCGCCAACGCGTACGCCCAGACGCTCGGGACGATCTTCTCGTCGGGCGCGGAGAAGCCGTACGAGGTCGAGATCTTCGTCGCCGAGGTCGGCGCGACCGCAGACGCGGACCAGATCTATCGATTGACCTACGACGGCTCGGTCGCCGACATCCAGGGTCACGCGGTGATGGGTGGCCAGGCGGAGGCGACGGAGGCCTACCTCTCGGAGCACTTCGAAACCGGTCTCGGCCTGGACGCGGCGATCGCCCTGGCGGCGAAGGCCCTCGGCCACGACGAGACCACCCCGCGGACGATCGATGCGGACGCGCTCGAGGTGGCGGTCCTCGACCGGACGCGCGCGCTGCCGCGCAAGTTCAAGCGCCTGACCTCAGGCCGCGTGCGCGACGCGCTCGCAGCCTGA
- a CDS encoding ubiquitin-like protein Pup, translating into MARDGGQQHKTTRKSSETDDETAVEPDESVAERKEKLDDDIDSILDEIDDVLEENAEEFVRSFVQKGGQ; encoded by the coding sequence ATGGCACGCGACGGCGGACAGCAGCACAAGACCACCCGCAAGAGCAGCGAGACCGACGACGAGACGGCGGTCGAGCCCGACGAATCGGTCGCCGAGCGCAAGGAGAAGCTCGACGACGACATCGACTCGATCCTCGACGAGATCGACGACGTCCTCGAGGAGAACGCCGAGGAGTTCGTGCGCAGCTTCGTGCAGAAGGGCGGGCAGTGA
- the prcB gene encoding proteasome subunit beta, translating to MLPEAFLTAGSSSFTEFLARHQPELLPSSRLADGVLSDHVAHATTIVAATFPGGVVMAGDRRATMGNVIAQRDIQKVFPADEFSAVGIAGTAGIAVELTRLFQLELEHYEKIEGTPLSTDGKANRLATLIRGNLAMAMQGLAVVPLFAAYDTEAGAGRIFVFDVTGNRNEERSFHSVGSGSTFARGSLKKLYRDDLSEDDTVTACIQALYDAADDDSATGGPDLTRRIFPMVAVITGDGYRAYSDDATAAIADRVIGGRMTRPDGPSAPVE from the coding sequence ATGCTCCCAGAGGCCTTCCTGACGGCAGGATCGTCCTCGTTCACCGAGTTCCTCGCCCGGCACCAGCCGGAGCTGCTCCCGTCCTCGCGGCTCGCCGACGGCGTGCTGTCGGACCACGTCGCGCATGCGACGACGATCGTCGCGGCCACGTTTCCCGGCGGCGTCGTCATGGCCGGTGACCGCCGGGCGACAATGGGCAACGTGATCGCCCAGCGCGACATCCAGAAGGTGTTCCCCGCCGACGAGTTCTCGGCCGTCGGCATCGCCGGCACCGCCGGGATCGCAGTCGAGCTGACGCGGTTGTTCCAGCTCGAGCTGGAGCACTACGAGAAGATCGAGGGCACCCCGCTCTCGACCGACGGCAAGGCCAACCGCCTGGCGACCCTGATCCGCGGCAACCTCGCGATGGCGATGCAGGGACTGGCGGTCGTCCCGCTGTTCGCGGCGTACGACACCGAGGCCGGCGCGGGCCGGATCTTCGTCTTCGACGTGACCGGCAACCGCAACGAGGAGCGGTCGTTCCACTCGGTCGGATCGGGCTCGACGTTCGCGCGCGGCTCGCTGAAGAAGCTCTACCGCGACGACCTCTCCGAGGACGACACGGTCACCGCCTGCATCCAGGCCCTCTACGACGCGGCGGACGACGACTCGGCCACGGGCGGCCCGGACCTGACGCGCCGGATCTTCCCGATGGTCGCCGTGATCACCGGCGACGGCTACCGTGCCTACTCCGACGACGCCACTGCGGCGATCGCCGACCGGGTCATCGGTGGCCGGATGACCCGACCCGACGGGCCGTCCGCGCCGGTCGAGTAG
- a CDS encoding ABC transporter permease has product MTTTATPQTTADKLDSVLAAGPRPSRPGGVTTSLAFGWRAILRIKHVPEQLFDVTLFPVMSVLLFTYLFGGAIAGSTDAYLQYVLPGILVQTIVMITMYTGVALNTDIEKGVYDRIRTLPVWRPSALVGALLGDAVRYTLASVFVVVLGLVLGYRPDGGLPGVVAGVALLMVFCFGFSWIWTFLGLLARSPQSVMGISMMILFPAAFLSPVFVDPETMPGWLQVFVEINPISHVVYAVRGLMAGDAVGDEVMWTLVAAAVITAIFAPLTMSRFGKRR; this is encoded by the coding sequence ATGACCACCACAGCGACACCGCAGACGACGGCGGACAAGCTCGACTCGGTCCTCGCGGCCGGTCCGCGACCCAGCAGGCCCGGCGGCGTCACCACCTCGCTCGCGTTCGGGTGGCGGGCGATCCTGCGGATCAAGCACGTGCCGGAGCAGCTGTTCGACGTCACGCTGTTCCCGGTGATGTCCGTCCTGCTGTTCACCTACCTGTTCGGCGGCGCGATCGCCGGCTCCACCGACGCGTACCTCCAGTACGTGCTGCCCGGGATCCTCGTGCAGACGATCGTGATGATCACGATGTACACCGGCGTCGCCTTGAACACCGACATCGAGAAGGGCGTGTACGACCGCATCCGGACGCTGCCGGTGTGGCGTCCGTCGGCGCTGGTCGGTGCGCTGCTCGGAGACGCGGTTCGCTACACGCTGGCGTCGGTCTTCGTGGTCGTGCTCGGTCTCGTGCTCGGCTACCGACCGGACGGTGGCCTGCCGGGCGTCGTGGCCGGCGTCGCGCTGCTCATGGTGTTCTGCTTCGGGTTCTCGTGGATCTGGACGTTCCTCGGTCTGCTCGCCCGCAGTCCGCAGTCCGTGATGGGGATCAGCATGATGATCCTCTTCCCGGCGGCCTTCCTCAGCCCGGTCTTCGTGGACCCCGAGACGATGCCGGGGTGGCTGCAGGTGTTCGTCGAGATCAACCCGATCTCCCACGTCGTCTATGCCGTGCGCGGTCTGATGGCCGGCGACGCGGTCGGCGACGAGGTGATGTGGACGCTGGTCGCCGCCGCCGTGATCACAGCGATCTTCGCGCCGCTGACCATGAGCCGGTTCGGCAAGCGTCGCTGA
- a CDS encoding site-2 protease family protein gives MSASEPPPRPSRPPGTFRIGEVGGVDVLVRSSWLLVAVLIAFVLGPTIETIAPGLGILTYVAGLAFAILLYLSVLLHEISHALAAKRFGYDVRSVTLNFLGGVTEIAGEPDTPGREFWIAIVGPLTSLAVGGAAWLASLVMPDGLLLFAFVALAVANGVVGVLNLLPGLPLDGGRVFRAIVWKITGNEHTGSLAAGLGGRVIALLALAFPFIARELLGWQISILDYLIAFVVAMFLWTGASQSIMAARIRRRLPALTARGLARRVVEVARDTPVARAVDEARLAGAGAIAVIGRTGVDGLVDERAVLATPEERRPWVPIGSLARSLTPQMVLPVDLSGEALIRALQAAPAPQYLVVDGDRTYGVLVTADVDRAFAATR, from the coding sequence GTGAGCGCCTCCGAGCCCCCGCCGCGTCCCTCCCGCCCGCCCGGCACCTTCCGGATCGGCGAGGTCGGGGGCGTCGACGTCCTCGTGCGGTCGTCGTGGCTGCTCGTGGCGGTGCTGATCGCCTTCGTGCTCGGCCCGACGATCGAGACGATCGCCCCCGGCCTGGGCATCCTCACGTACGTCGCCGGGCTCGCCTTCGCGATCCTCCTCTACCTCTCGGTGCTGCTGCACGAGATCTCCCACGCGCTCGCCGCGAAGCGGTTCGGGTACGACGTGCGCTCGGTCACCCTGAACTTCCTGGGCGGCGTCACCGAGATCGCCGGCGAGCCCGACACGCCCGGCCGGGAGTTCTGGATCGCGATCGTCGGGCCGCTCACCTCGCTCGCCGTCGGCGGGGCCGCCTGGCTGGCCTCGCTCGTGATGCCCGACGGGCTGCTGCTCTTCGCGTTCGTCGCGCTCGCCGTCGCGAACGGCGTGGTGGGCGTCCTCAACCTCCTCCCGGGCCTTCCGCTCGACGGCGGTCGTGTCTTCCGCGCGATCGTCTGGAAGATCACCGGCAACGAGCACACGGGGAGCCTCGCCGCCGGGCTCGGCGGCCGGGTGATCGCGCTGCTCGCCCTCGCGTTCCCGTTCATCGCCCGCGAGCTCCTCGGCTGGCAGATCAGCATCCTCGACTACCTGATCGCGTTCGTGGTCGCGATGTTCCTGTGGACCGGGGCGTCGCAGTCGATCATGGCGGCGCGGATCCGGCGCCGGCTGCCCGCGCTCACCGCCCGCGGGCTGGCCCGCCGGGTCGTCGAGGTGGCCCGCGACACACCGGTCGCGCGGGCGGTCGACGAGGCCCGGCTCGCCGGCGCCGGCGCCATCGCGGTGATCGGCCGCACCGGCGTCGACGGCCTGGTCGACGAGCGTGCCGTCCTCGCCACGCCGGAGGAACGACGCCCGTGGGTGCCGATCGGCAGCCTGGCCCGTAGCCTGACACCGCAGATGGTGCTGCCGGTCGACCTCAGCGGGGAAGCCCTGATCCGGGCGCTGCAGGCCGCGCCGGCACCGCAGTACCTCGTCGTCGACGGCGACCGCACGTACGGCGTGCTGGTCACCGCTGACGTCGACCGTGCCTTCGCGGCCACACGTTGA
- a CDS encoding NUDIX domain-containing protein: MDEIVALYGPDGRPAGEAPRSRVRAENLHHGATAIVVTDPAGRVYVHRRSDTKDVFPGMYDVCAGGVLLAGEDPGDGAAREVAEELGVIGAELVPVFTSRYTDAHTSYEAFGYLVEGWDGPIRWQPEEVAWGDWMPLERVVALLDDPQWPCVPDSRAIAGPWLRERLVGR, translated from the coding sequence GTGGACGAGATCGTGGCGCTGTACGGGCCGGACGGCCGCCCTGCCGGGGAGGCTCCGCGCTCGCGGGTGCGGGCCGAGAACCTGCACCACGGCGCGACCGCGATCGTCGTGACGGACCCGGCCGGACGGGTCTACGTCCACCGCCGGTCGGACACGAAGGACGTCTTCCCCGGGATGTACGACGTCTGCGCCGGCGGCGTCCTGCTCGCGGGCGAGGACCCAGGCGACGGCGCCGCGCGCGAGGTGGCCGAGGAGCTCGGCGTGATCGGCGCGGAGCTCGTGCCGGTCTTCACCAGCCGCTACACCGACGCCCACACGTCGTACGAGGCGTTCGGGTATCTCGTCGAGGGGTGGGACGGGCCGATCCGCTGGCAGCCGGAGGAGGTCGCGTGGGGCGACTGGATGCCGCTCGAGCGGGTCGTCGCGCTGCTCGACGACCCGCAGTGGCCGTGCGTGCCAGACTCCCGCGCGATCGCCGGCCCCTGGCTGCGGGAGCGCCTCGTCGGTCGCTGA
- a CDS encoding RecB family exonuclease: MRTEQIERTEVDGVDVVGALSPSRAGDFMTCPLLYRFRVIDRIPEEPSPAAVRGTLVHAVLEDLYDVPAAERTVERARAMLGPAWEDLLVSEPELAALFTGDEALAEWLSSAEGLLASYFALEDPRRLEPAERELYVETVLDGGLLLRGFVDRVDVAPDGRVRVVDYKTGRAPREVFEAKALFQMKFYALVLWRTRGVLPSLLQLMYLGNEEILRYEPDEADLRATERKLRALWDAIARAAETGTWRASKGPLCGWCDHQARCPEWGGTPPPLPEGAVGLPIAPAPASPAESTTDVD; this comes from the coding sequence ATGAGGACGGAGCAGATCGAGCGGACCGAGGTCGACGGCGTCGACGTGGTGGGTGCGCTGTCGCCGAGCAGGGCCGGCGACTTCATGACCTGCCCGCTGCTCTACCGCTTCCGCGTGATCGACCGGATCCCGGAGGAGCCGAGTCCCGCCGCGGTCCGAGGCACCCTGGTGCACGCCGTCCTCGAGGACCTGTACGACGTCCCGGCGGCGGAGCGGACGGTGGAGCGCGCCCGGGCGATGCTCGGCCCCGCGTGGGAGGACCTGCTCGTGTCCGAGCCGGAGCTGGCGGCGCTCTTCACCGGTGACGAGGCGCTGGCGGAGTGGTTGAGCAGCGCCGAGGGCCTCCTGGCGTCGTACTTCGCGCTCGAGGATCCGCGCCGGCTCGAGCCGGCCGAGCGCGAGCTGTACGTCGAGACCGTGCTGGACGGCGGTCTCCTGCTGCGCGGCTTCGTGGACCGGGTCGACGTGGCTCCGGACGGTCGTGTCCGGGTCGTGGACTACAAGACCGGTCGTGCGCCGCGGGAGGTGTTCGAGGCCAAGGCGCTCTTCCAGATGAAGTTCTACGCGCTCGTGCTCTGGCGCACCCGCGGGGTGCTCCCGTCCCTCCTCCAGCTGATGTATCTCGGCAACGAGGAGATCCTCCGCTACGAGCCGGACGAAGCCGATCTGCGGGCGACGGAGCGCAAGCTGCGTGCCTTGTGGGATGCGATCGCTCGTGCGGCCGAGACGGGCACGTGGCGGGCCTCGAAGGGGCCGCTCTGCGGTTGGTGCGACCATCAGGCGCGGTGTCCCGAGTGGGGCGGGACTCCCCCGCCGCTGCCCGAGGGCGCGGTCGGGCTGCCGATCGCGCCGGCGCCGGCGTCACCGGCGGAGAGCACGACCGACGTCGACTGA
- the dop gene encoding depupylase/deamidase Dop has product MTVRRVMGSEVEYGISVKGQPTANQMVASTQVVNAYASANGLTRRARWDFEEENPLRDARGFDLSRDRADPTQLTDEDLGLANVILTNGARLYVDHAHPEFSTPECTNPRDVVLWEKAGELVMQRGADLASQIPGAPGLLLYKNNVDNKGASYGAHENYLMRRDVPFGAIVEHLTPFFVSRQVVCGAGRVGRQQDGSEHGFQISQRADYFEVGVGLETTLKRPIINTRDEPHADPSKYRRLHVIIGDASMSEIAAYLKLGTTSLVLAMIEAGFLESGLELAQPVRALHAISHDPSLATLVELADGRRFSGLDLQWAYLERAQAFIEAGHDGEDLTAGQTKDVLDRWESVLTRLGDDPMSLRDELDWVAKLSLLESYRQRDGLDWDDAKLHLVDLQYADLRPERGLYHRLVRSGRMKRLLSDTEIERAVTQPPEDTRAYFRGQCLAHFPDSVAAASWDSVIFDLPGRESLQRIPTMEPLRGTREHVGSLFDQHDSAQSLFDALTGR; this is encoded by the coding sequence ATGACGGTACGACGGGTGATGGGGTCCGAGGTCGAGTACGGCATCTCCGTCAAGGGACAGCCGACGGCCAACCAGATGGTCGCGTCCACGCAGGTCGTCAACGCGTACGCGAGCGCGAACGGCCTGACCCGCCGAGCCCGCTGGGACTTCGAGGAGGAGAACCCTCTGCGCGACGCGCGCGGGTTCGACCTGAGCCGCGACCGGGCCGATCCCACGCAGCTGACCGACGAGGACCTCGGTCTCGCGAACGTCATCCTGACGAACGGCGCCCGGCTCTACGTCGACCACGCCCACCCGGAGTTCTCGACGCCGGAGTGCACGAACCCGCGCGACGTCGTGCTGTGGGAGAAGGCGGGCGAGCTCGTGATGCAGCGCGGCGCCGACCTCGCGAGCCAGATCCCGGGGGCTCCGGGCCTGCTGCTCTACAAGAACAACGTCGACAACAAGGGCGCGTCGTACGGCGCCCACGAGAACTACCTGATGCGACGCGACGTGCCGTTCGGTGCGATCGTCGAGCACCTCACGCCCTTCTTCGTCTCCCGGCAAGTCGTGTGCGGCGCCGGCCGGGTCGGTCGCCAGCAGGACGGGTCGGAGCACGGCTTCCAGATCAGCCAGCGCGCCGACTACTTCGAGGTCGGCGTCGGGCTGGAGACGACGCTCAAGCGGCCGATCATCAACACCCGCGACGAGCCGCACGCCGACCCGTCGAAGTACCGCCGTCTGCACGTGATCATCGGCGACGCGTCGATGTCGGAGATCGCTGCGTACCTCAAGCTCGGGACGACCTCGCTCGTGCTCGCGATGATCGAGGCCGGGTTCCTGGAGTCCGGCCTCGAGCTCGCGCAGCCGGTCCGCGCGCTGCACGCGATCTCGCACGACCCGTCGTTGGCCACGCTGGTGGAGCTGGCCGACGGGCGGCGGTTCAGCGGTCTGGACCTGCAGTGGGCGTACCTCGAGCGCGCGCAGGCGTTCATCGAGGCGGGGCACGACGGTGAGGACCTCACCGCAGGGCAGACCAAGGACGTGCTCGACCGCTGGGAGTCGGTGCTCACCAGGCTCGGCGACGACCCGATGAGCCTGCGCGACGAGCTGGACTGGGTGGCGAAGCTGTCGCTGCTGGAGTCGTACCGCCAGCGCGACGGCCTCGACTGGGACGACGCCAAGCTGCATCTGGTCGACCTCCAGTACGCGGACCTGCGCCCGGAGCGAGGGCTCTACCACCGGCTCGTCCGCTCGGGTCGGATGAAGCGGCTGCTGAGCGACACCGAGATCGAGCGGGCCGTCACGCAGCCGCCCGAGGACACGCGCGCGTACTTCCGCGGCCAGTGCCTGGCGCACTTCCCGGACTCCGTCGCCGCGGCCTCCTGGGACTCCGTGATCTTCGACCTGCCGGGCCGCGAGTCGCTCCAGCGGATCCCGACGATGGAGCCGCTGCGCGGGACGCGCGAGCACGTCGGGTCGCTGTTCGACCAGCACGACTCCGCGCAGAGTCTGTTCGACGCGCTGACCGGTCGTTGA
- a CDS encoding tRNA (adenine-N1)-methyltransferase, with protein sequence MDERLSGVRRGPMAAGDWVRLTDAKGRRHNICLEPGKKFFTKLGEIAHDELIGSPEGIVVESSLGGQYQVFRPLMFEYTSSMPRGAAVIYPKDAAQILTFADIFPGARVLEAGAGSGALTTYLLRAVGESGLVSSYEQREDFAAIAERNVHQFFSGPHPAWRLTVGELGEAVVDEEVDRMVLDMVDPWVHVDLAGRLLAPGGILCVYVATTTQMSRVVETLRAHGEFAEPAAWETMQRGWHLEGLAVRPEHSMNAHTAFLVTARRMAPGQRALAKKRRPAPGAYGPDYAGPRPADLTE encoded by the coding sequence ATGGACGAGCGGCTGTCCGGCGTGCGCCGCGGGCCGATGGCGGCCGGCGACTGGGTCCGGCTGACCGATGCCAAGGGCCGGCGGCACAACATCTGCCTGGAGCCGGGCAAGAAGTTCTTCACCAAGCTCGGGGAGATCGCCCACGACGAGCTGATCGGGAGCCCCGAGGGCATCGTGGTGGAGTCCTCGCTCGGCGGGCAGTACCAGGTGTTCCGCCCGCTCATGTTCGAGTACACCTCGTCGATGCCGCGCGGCGCCGCGGTGATCTATCCCAAGGACGCCGCTCAGATCCTGACCTTCGCGGACATCTTCCCGGGCGCGCGGGTGCTGGAGGCCGGTGCCGGGTCGGGTGCGCTCACCACGTACCTCCTGCGCGCGGTCGGCGAGAGCGGTCTCGTCTCGTCCTACGAGCAGCGCGAGGACTTCGCGGCGATCGCCGAGCGCAACGTGCACCAGTTCTTCTCCGGCCCGCACCCGGCGTGGCGGCTCACCGTCGGCGAGCTCGGCGAGGCGGTCGTGGACGAGGAGGTCGACCGGATGGTCCTCGACATGGTCGACCCGTGGGTCCACGTCGACCTGGCCGGGCGCCTGCTCGCCCCCGGCGGCATCCTGTGCGTCTACGTGGCGACCACGACGCAGATGTCGCGCGTGGTCGAGACGCTGCGGGCGCACGGCGAGTTCGCCGAGCCGGCGGCGTGGGAGACCATGCAGCGCGGCTGGCACCTCGAGGGTCTGGCAGTCCGTCCGGAGCACTCGATGAACGCCCACACGGCCTTCCTCGTGACCGCCCGCAGGATGGCGCCGGGCCAGCGCGCGTTGGCCAAGAAGCGTCGCCCGGCACCCGGCGCGTACGGCCCGGACTACGCCGGACCGCGCCCCGCCGATCTCACGGAGTGA
- a CDS encoding daunorubicin resistance protein DrrA family ABC transporter ATP-binding protein: MLTSAGPAIETEGLVKTFGDKRAVDGIDLVVPQGGVYGFLGPNGAGKTTTIQMLATLLRPDGGSARVLGHDVESDPDGVRSVVSLTGQYSSVDEDLTGRENLLLLGRVLGFSRAQARQRCDDLLEAFDLTDAANKQVKRYSGGMRRRLDIAASIVVTPQLLFLDEPTTGLDPRSRNQVWEIVRALTARGTTVLLTTQYLDEADQLAERIAVIDSGRVIAEGTSSQLKASVGSGSLHVHLHDPGDQARAIDVLTRAFGEEVFAGSDPADVVARVDDRTKVPPALATLSADGVELAGFSYGQPTLDEVFLSLTGRSAEDAAEEPEAEHEGVRA; encoded by the coding sequence ATGCTGACGAGCGCGGGTCCCGCGATCGAGACCGAGGGTCTGGTGAAGACCTTCGGCGACAAACGTGCGGTCGACGGGATCGACCTGGTGGTGCCGCAGGGCGGTGTGTACGGGTTCCTGGGCCCCAACGGCGCCGGGAAGACGACCACGATCCAGATGCTGGCCACGCTCCTGCGGCCCGACGGCGGCAGCGCCCGCGTCCTCGGCCACGACGTGGAGAGCGATCCCGACGGCGTCCGCAGCGTCGTCAGCCTGACGGGACAGTACTCCTCGGTCGACGAGGACCTGACGGGCCGCGAGAACCTCCTGCTCCTCGGGCGTGTCCTCGGGTTCTCCCGGGCACAGGCGCGGCAGCGGTGCGACGACCTGCTGGAGGCGTTCGACCTGACCGACGCCGCCAACAAGCAGGTGAAGCGCTACTCGGGCGGGATGCGCAGACGGCTCGACATCGCCGCGAGCATCGTCGTCACGCCCCAGCTGCTCTTCCTCGACGAGCCCACGACCGGCCTCGATCCTCGCAGCCGCAACCAGGTCTGGGAGATCGTCCGTGCGCTGACCGCGCGCGGGACGACCGTGCTGCTGACGACGCAGTACCTCGACGAGGCCGACCAGCTGGCGGAGCGGATCGCGGTGATCGACTCGGGGCGGGTGATCGCCGAGGGCACGAGCAGCCAGCTCAAGGCCTCCGTGGGGTCCGGGTCGTTGCACGTCCATCTGCACGACCCCGGCGACCAGGCCCGTGCGATCGACGTTCTGACCCGCGCGTTCGGCGAGGAGGTCTTCGCCGGGTCCGACCCGGCCGACGTGGTCGCCCGGGTGGACGACCGGACGAAGGTTCCACCGGCGCTCGCGACGCTGTCGGCCGACGGCGTCGAGCTGGCCGGCTTCAGCTACGGACAGCCCACCCTCGACGAGGTGTTCCTCTCCCTGACCGGACGGTCGGCCGAGGACGCCGCCGAGGAGCCGGAAGCGGAGCACGAAGGAGTGCGAGCATGA
- the arc gene encoding proteasome ATPase has translation MSDFDQTDRRPPETEQTVLQQQAEIDYLRAEVEHLRRRTAGAGADSEVDRRLAETESRLAAVSAQNARLGDTLREARDQIVSLKEEVDRLAQPPTGFGTFIQHNDDDTVDIFTGGRKLRVNVSPTVEVEDLQRGQEVILNEALNVVAALEYEQVGEVVMLKEVLADGDRVLVIGNADEERIARIADSLRDTKIRAGDSLLLDSRAGYVYERVPKSEVEELILEEVPDIDYLSIGGLQGQIESIRDAVELPYLYPEIFIEHELKPPKGVLLYGPPGCGKTLIAKAVASSLAKKVSDKTGEEGRSYFLNIKGPELLNKYVGETERHIRLVFQRAREKASEGTPVIVFFDEMDSLFRTRGSGVSSDVENTIVPQLLSEIDGVEGLENVLVIGASNREDMIDPAILRPGRLDVKIKIERPDAEGARDIFSKYLTANLPLHADDLSEFNGDKDACVAAMIQRTVERMYAESEDNRFLEVTYANGDKEVLYFKDFNSGAMIQNIVDRAKKMAIKDFLDAQQRGLRVQHLLQACLDEFKENEDLPNTTNPDDWARISGKKGERIVFIRTLVSGKQGSEPGRSIDTVANTGQYL, from the coding sequence ATGAGCGACTTCGACCAGACCGACCGGCGTCCGCCTGAGACCGAGCAGACCGTCCTTCAGCAGCAGGCCGAGATCGACTACCTGCGCGCGGAGGTCGAGCACCTCCGCCGTCGCACGGCCGGCGCCGGCGCCGACTCCGAGGTCGACCGCCGGCTCGCCGAGACCGAGTCGCGGCTCGCCGCCGTCAGCGCCCAGAACGCCCGGCTCGGTGACACCCTCCGCGAGGCCCGTGACCAGATCGTCTCCCTCAAGGAAGAGGTCGACCGGCTGGCGCAGCCGCCGACGGGATTCGGCACCTTCATCCAGCACAACGACGACGACACGGTCGACATCTTCACCGGCGGCCGCAAGCTGCGGGTCAACGTCAGCCCGACGGTCGAGGTCGAGGATCTCCAGCGCGGCCAGGAGGTGATCCTCAACGAGGCCCTCAACGTCGTCGCCGCCCTGGAGTACGAGCAGGTCGGCGAGGTCGTGATGCTCAAGGAGGTGCTGGCCGACGGCGACCGCGTGCTCGTGATCGGCAACGCCGACGAGGAGCGGATCGCCCGGATCGCCGACTCGCTGCGCGACACGAAGATCCGGGCCGGCGACTCGCTGCTGCTCGACTCCCGTGCCGGCTACGTGTACGAGCGGGTGCCCAAGAGCGAGGTCGAGGAGCTGATCCTCGAAGAGGTCCCGGACATCGACTACCTGAGCATCGGTGGTCTCCAGGGCCAGATCGAGTCGATCCGCGACGCGGTCGAGCTCCCGTACCTCTACCCGGAGATCTTCATCGAGCACGAGCTCAAGCCCCCGAAGGGCGTCCTCCTGTACGGCCCGCCGGGCTGCGGCAAGACCCTGATCGCGAAGGCCGTCGCGAGCTCGCTGGCGAAGAAGGTCTCGGACAAGACGGGGGAGGAGGGCCGCTCGTACTTCCTCAACATCAAGGGCCCCGAGCTCCTGAACAAGTACGTCGGCGAGACCGAGCGGCACATCCGCCTGGTGTTCCAGCGGGCGCGGGAGAAGGCCAGCGAGGGCACGCCGGTGATCGTGTTCTTCGACGAGATGGACTCGCTGTTCCGCACCCGCGGCTCCGGCGTGTCGTCCGACGTCGAGAACACCATCGTCCCGCAGCTGCTGAGCGAGATCGACGGCGTGGAGGGCCTGGAGAACGTCCTGGTGATCGGCGCCTCCAACCGCGAGGACATGATCGACCCGGCGATCCTGCGCCCGGGCCGCCTGGACGTGAAGATCAAGATCGAGCGGCCCGACGCCGAGGGCGCCCGGGACATCTTCAGCAAGTACCTGACGGCCAACCTGCCGCTGCACGCCGACGACCTGTCGGAGTTCAACGGCGACAAGGACGCCTGCGTGGCGGCGATGATCCAGCGGACCGTCGAGCGGATGTACGCCGAGTCCGAGGACAACCGCTTCCTCGAGGTCACGTACGCCAACGGCGACAAGGAGGTCCTGTACTTCAAGGACTTCAACTCCGGCGCCATGATCCAGAACATCGTCGACCGGGCGAAGAAGATGGCGATCAAGGACTTCCTCGACGCCCAGCAGCGCGGCCTGCGGGTGCAGCACCTGCTCCAGGCGTGCCTGGACGAGTTCAAGGAGAACGAGGACCTCCCGAACACCACGAACCCGGACGACTGGGCCCGGATCTCCGGCAAGAAGGGCGAGCGGATCGTGTTCATCCGCACGCTCGTCTCCGGCAAGCAGGGCTCGGAGCCCGGTCGGTCGATCGACACGGTCGCCAACACGGGTCAGTACCTCTAG